Proteins co-encoded in one Planctomycetota bacterium genomic window:
- a CDS encoding glycosyltransferase family 4 protein — translation PDDPVAEEHAGVNCSPNNPTAPKVALLGPLPPPYGGYASYVMLLRGSALAERFGYYIIDTSHPHIGPGVGRYFGMVHLALRDLLRFRRAARVPSIRIFHICGIVWPRRRFLQHATFFRWAGRLGWKRIYDIRAGRFIEFAETSPPRVQRLLDKMIRSADAVTVEGRPYVNYIRDRWGVEALYMPNFISWAETGARYRADAGGAAPLRVVFTGRLHEAKGVVDLAEAVAKIARRVPVRLDLIGPPEEGADRKIRAIIEQHGLQDVIVLHGGMPKAHLLELAAKGHVYAMPTFHVTEGHSNALTEAMALGLAVVTCDQGFCADVVSGGAGVLVPQRDSGALAKVLEELAGDPDRRRRMGEVARRRAREHFSDETMLPRWADLYERLIGAKA, via the coding sequence CCGGACGACCCGGTCGCCGAGGAACACGCAGGCGTGAACTGCTCGCCGAACAATCCGACCGCCCCGAAGGTCGCGTTGCTGGGCCCGCTGCCGCCCCCTTACGGCGGGTATGCTTCTTACGTGATGCTCCTGCGCGGTTCCGCGCTAGCCGAACGTTTCGGGTACTACATCATCGACACGAGCCACCCGCATATCGGGCCGGGGGTCGGCCGATACTTCGGGATGGTGCATCTGGCGCTTCGGGACCTCCTCAGGTTCCGCCGGGCGGCGCGGGTTCCTTCGATCCGGATCTTCCATATCTGCGGCATCGTCTGGCCGCGCCGCCGCTTCCTTCAGCACGCGACCTTTTTCCGATGGGCGGGGCGGCTGGGGTGGAAGCGGATCTACGATATCCGTGCCGGGCGGTTCATCGAGTTTGCGGAAACCAGTCCTCCGCGCGTGCAGCGCCTGCTCGACAAGATGATCCGTTCAGCCGATGCCGTGACGGTTGAGGGGCGCCCTTACGTCAATTACATTCGGGATCGATGGGGAGTCGAGGCTCTTTACATGCCCAACTTCATCAGTTGGGCAGAGACGGGCGCCCGCTACCGGGCGGACGCCGGCGGTGCCGCGCCCCTGCGGGTCGTCTTCACCGGGCGGCTCCACGAGGCCAAGGGCGTCGTGGACCTCGCCGAGGCCGTGGCGAAGATCGCCCGGCGGGTCCCTGTCCGGCTGGACCTCATCGGTCCACCCGAAGAGGGAGCAGACCGAAAGATTCGTGCCATCATCGAGCAGCACGGCCTTCAGGACGTGATCGTCTTGCACGGGGGGATGCCGAAGGCGCACCTCCTGGAACTTGCGGCCAAGGGGCACGTGTATGCGATGCCCACATTCCACGTCACCGAGGGCCACTCGAACGCCCTGACGGAGGCGATGGCCCTCGGCCTGGCCGTCGTCACGTGCGACCAGGGGTTCTGTGCCGACGTGGTAAGTGGCGGGGCCGGCGTCCTCGTGCCGCAGCGCGACTCTGGCGCGCTGGCCAAAGTCCTCGAGGAACTGGCCGGCGATCCGGACCGTCGGCGACGCATGGGAGAGGTGGCGAGGCGGAGGGCGCGCGAACACTTCAGCGACGAAACCATGCTCCCGCGATGGGCGGACCTGTATGAGCGGCTGATCGGAGCCAAGGCGTGA